The nucleotide sequence GGTGCCGGCGCTCGCGGCTATGGTGGCACCGCCGGCAGTGCCGAACCGCCACGTGCTTGCGGAGGTTGGCGCGTTGGCTGAAGGCCCAGCCGCACTCGGGGCAGCGGAACGGCCTCTCCATGGTGTGCATGCGCCGGTGCCGCGCCAGGTGCGAGGCCCACGGGAAGCTCTTGCCGCAGTCGGGGCAGCCGAACGGGTGCTCATGGGCTGTGCCATGGGTGGGTTTGGTGCCGGTCGCTCTATGGGTGCCGGTGGCACCGGGAGGCTCTGTGGGGTTCGGGTGCTTTGCTCTGCGCCGGATGGAGCTGGAGCTCTGCTTCctttgggggtgtgtgtgtggatcCACATGGATCCCTGCTCCCGGTCCTTGATCCGCTGCCTTCCCAGTGACCAGCCCCTGTGCTGATAGGAAACGGGGAAGGAGGAGGGCAGAGCATGGACTCCATCAGAGGGAGGAACCGGATCCCACTGCAcccagggctgagctcagcACATCCCATTGCCCATATTCCCTATTAGATATAACTGCGGAGGGATCAACACCATTTCCCTTTAAGCTAAGGACAGGGTTTGGATATATCCCCCTGGAAACCTGCCTGGATCCATCCTCTGCATCCCCCAGGACCATGGAAGggcacagggaatgggatgtGTGTGTTGCTCACCCAGGGCCATCAGTGTCTCGTAGCTCTCCCGCAGCACATCCCGGTTCGGAGCCTTCAGCGgcaccagcagctccattgGGGTCTCACTGCAGGGCTCCCCAAACCCGGCTCCGGATGCTCCCCCTGCGGCCCCACACACACGTTGGGGCCGCTCCTCTCAGGTCGGGGCAGGCGGTCCCTGTTTCCCAGCAGACCCCATCCCAATCTCCGCCCCTTATCCCAGGTTCCATCCCACCGGGAACcaggggcactgggggggggggggggggggtcacatcCTCCTCATCCCCAATCCTGCCCctttccccctgctccagccGGGAGCATCCCACCCCCATGTTCGGGGGGGGTGGATGTGGTTTGATCCCCCCCCTGGATGGGATAAACTGGAGTAAAGGGGAAGGAATCATTTTGATTTGCTTTGGAATGAGCCCAAGGATGGGGAATGATCCTTAAATCCTAATGCAGAGGATTCAACCCCTGCCTCCCACAGCAACCATAAGAGGGCTTAAAATGGGGAGACAAACCCATCACCACAACCCCCATAGGCACACGGCAaacccatcaccaccacccccaTAGGCACACGGCAaacccatcaccaccacccccaTTGGCACATGGCAAACCCATCACCACAACCCCATTGGCACACGGCAAACCCATCACCATAACCCCCATTGGCAaaggaggcagggaagggatgaggagggggaggatgaggagggggaggatgaggagggggaggaaggctTCGGACAGTGTCAGGATGGCCGAGTGGTCTAAGGCGCCAGACTCAAGGCTTCGCTTTCCCTAGGCTGGGAATTCTGGTCTCCGAATGGAGGCGTGGGTTCAAATCCCACTTCTGACACACgttttcctgctggaaaacacaCTTCCTAGAACCTATTGCAATaacttcccctccccccacagGGAAAACCCCGATTCTCCGCTTTTTTACCCCAAATCCTCCCTCCCGTCCCCATCGCTCCTATTGACAGAGCACAATGGGGATGAACCACTGCCAGCGCCTCCCTGGTGGTCTAGTGGTTAGGATTCGGCGCTCTCACCGCCGCGGCCCGGGTTCGATTCCCGGTCAGGGaagcttccttttccccttcaacTCAATACCCCCCCActgttttcctcccctccctcctgctgATGCCAATAACAGACGATTTCACACCAAATCCAGCCCTTAAAGCACACACATTGACGGCAAACTCCCTTATGCCAACAGCCATTGGCACCCTTGTGGCACAGGCTGcttgccatgggcagcaccTCGGTGAGGGATGGGTTCGGTGCATCCGGTCATCACCATCACTGGCCTTGGTCTTTCCCCACCTCTCGCAGCCATTCCCATCATCTGCTGCCCATTAAAACACATGTATTCAACCCATCAAACCATCTCCTTGCAGCAAGGGAGCCCTGGGAGCCCAGATTAAGGCAAACCCCACTTAGAGATGCTCACTGGTGAAACCCTGagctgcatcccagccccacatcatcccagccccacatcatcccagccccacatcatcccagccccacatcatccCGGCCCCACATCATCCTGGCCCCACATCATCCCGGCCCCACATCATCCCAACCCCACATCATCCCGGCCCCACATCATCCCGGCCCCACATCATCCCGGCCCCACATCATCCCAATTCCACatcatcccagccccacatcatcccagccccacatcatccCTGACACCACCACAAGCTGCTGTTGGTCCTTTATTGCCCCAGCACATAGACAATGTAGTTCATCATCCTCCATCATGGGCATCACTCAGGCcctcagcagctgagctgccttCAACCCCCTCCTTTGGGATGCCGGagccttcatcctcctccttgTGGGCACCACAGTGCGCAGGGCAGTGAGGACGTGCATGGCACTGACCATGGGCTCCCGGCTCTGCCTCCGCAGCCGCTCGGCCTCCTTGGACACCCTCCTGTACATGTCCTGCATGAAGGTCACCAGGAAGCCCTTGGCCTCGCGGGACAGGAACCGGACGGacccattggccccattgagCTTCCTGGTGTTGAGGCCAAAGGGACGTTTGGGAGCTCTTCTCTCCATGGGCTGATGCTTCCTCTTGTCCATGGGCTGatgcttcctcctctccatgGGCTGatgcttcctcctctccatgggctgatgcttcctcctgtccatgGGCTGatgcttcctcctctccatgggctgatgcttcctcctgtccatgGGCTGatgcttcctcctctccatgGGCTGatgcttcctcctctccatgGGCTGatgcttcctcctctccatgGGCTGATGCTTCCTCCGCTCCgaagtcttcctcttcttggcCATGGGTTTGCGGCTGCggctcctgctcctgttcccatcctggagcctcctcttcctctggggtctcctcttcctctgggTCCTGCTCCTTGTTCCCTTCACGGGCTCCACCACAATGGACACCATGGCTCAGACCCTTCAGACCTGACTGCTCAGACCCTTCAGACCCCCCCTGAGCTCCCCTCTTATGCAAATGGGGATGCAAATGAGGGGCAGATCTGAGCCCTGCCATTGGCCGAGAGGACAACATCTCCCATGAGATCATAAAGGATGGAATCCTGGTGGATTCCATCTCCCCATGGCAACCATGGTGCTCACCCTCCCAAAGGGAACCTTCCACCCACCTGTTGCTCATGCTACTGCATGAACTGCCTCTCATTTGACTTATTTTAATGTCATTATTATTCAtttaatttacagaaatatataatatatatagaaatatatatttatataaattaaatttgTAAATTAAGTagatataaattaaattaatatatattttatatatattaatacatgaatatattttatatatataaattaagtACATATAATAAAGTAagtataaatttattttatataaatatctatttatataaatatctaTTTATAGAAATATCTATTTATAGAAATATCTATTTATGGAAATATCTATTTATCTAAATTAAAGTTGTATAAGATATAATTATATTAACTTAATTTGCTAACCAGGATGGCAACAGACCTCATTGAAGAGTCTTCCTAACCTCTGTGGGGTCTGCACTTGTTCAGTGCTTTAGTCCAAAGCCCTGCAGGGCCCCAGCACTGGCCTAGATGCTGGCCCATGTTATCCCACACCCCCTGCCACACATGGGATTCCAGCCTTGGGAAACCCTCCTGGTCCTCCTGCATCGTCATCCACCCCTAGACCAGACCCAAAGatctcaaccctttgtgccccacattggggctgttgtggtttaagcccagctggtaacccAGAACTACTCCATTATATAcaatgataaggggaataacaggggaagagaacacaaccactcaccacccaccgacccaTACCCAGCCTGATCTAACCCTTCCATGTAACTaccccagtttctatactgggcaggatgtgctgtgctgtggaacACCCCTTGGGTCAGTGTGGGTGTCCTgatccctcctccctgccttggTCAGACTGAACATTACTGAGCACCCACTAAAACCAtgggtgttatcagcgctgttcccaggctaagTCAAAGCCTCAGCGCTGCACTAAGGAGAGGAAAGGCTGGTACAGCTGAACCCAGCCTAAAACCTACCCGAGCATCAGCTCAGCTGCACCTTGCAAGGACAAGGGACGTGCTCCGTGTGTCTTCTGGATGAGCAGGAAATGAGTTGTAAGGAAACCCTTTGAAAGGGCATCTTTCCTTCTGGAAACTGATGCCTACCTTAGTCTGTGACTAATGAATCCACCCGGGTTTAATGCACAGCTCACTCCTCACGTCCACCCTATGCACCTCCctgtgcttccttccagctcctccatgcACTGCCAATGATGCCACACCAATGTCTGCCCGCCCTGGTGCTGGGCACCAAACCCAGTTTTACCTCCTGCATTAAGAACAAAACCACATGAAAAGCCAAGGGGATTACATGGAATTGTCCTTCCTTTCCTCATCCCACGCCGCTGATTCCATCCCATTTCCATCCCTCCCATTGTCCCGTCCCAGCCTCGTGTTGTAACTGGCCTTAGGTGGGAACTGGGTTTCCAGTAAGgctcagggaagcagcaggaacatGGGAGGAACTGCTTTGGCAACGGGTGGCATGGCAGGCTTAGACTATAAGCCCTGTAATTTGGGCTCATCCTAAAGCAGCCTGTCTGGACACGTGCTCAGGTGGCTCTTTAGCAAAGCAAGCTCCATCACACTGCCCTCTCCCCAGACCCTCTGGAGCGCTGGTTTCATTGGGGAATCCCCACATCCAGCACCAAGGACCAGTTCTTCATGGATCGAACTGGTGGATGGATACAGAATCCTCAAGGAGGACATACAACCCTTTGGTTTCCCTTAGGGGGACAGTTTCCACCCGATTCTGATGCAGATGAAAGCAGGTGAATGGGATGTGAGGAATCAGCTCCTTGTTTTGCCCTCATATGGGCAGGGATAACTCCTGGAATCCCTATAGGTTGGATCCATCTCTT is from Melopsittacus undulatus isolate bMelUnd1 chromosome 28 unlocalized genomic scaffold, bMelUnd1.mat.Z SUPER_28_unloc_1, whole genome shotgun sequence and encodes:
- the LOC117438119 gene encoding zinc finger protein CKR1-like, whose product is MELLVPLKAPNRDVLRESYETLMALAQGLVTGKAADQGPGAGIHVDPHTHPQRKQSSSSIRRRAKHPNPTEPPGATGTHRATGTKPTHGTAHEHPFGCPDCGKSFPWASHLARHRRMHTMERPFRCPECGWAFSQRANLRKHVAVRHCRRCHHSRERRHRCPVCGKGFPWASHLQRHRRVHTGERPYTCSRCGDSFAQGTHLNRHLRRHLSRAPKRVQPDAAIGSHEGCAAMGDGAKGRHRLGAKRRTWKGMEGDSRG